Proteins co-encoded in one uncultured Bacteroides sp. genomic window:
- a CDS encoding RagB/SusD family nutrient uptake outer membrane protein translates to MKNKIKLSLLLGTALLMGSCSLNYDPISDYSELTFGNEAGTSGTKYQTKAEMQQQYDNIYKSIQDAQESWYMDMLVFAETHADNAYSGGTDAELVQLESNKQDGTNKNIERDWTSFLEYIVSANRVICNVDSVPDNTLTDAERKQWKAEASIWRAWVLFDMTRLWGEVPVVTQETPNITATNVKDMYPILFPARNSVEDVYKQIISDLQYGLQYAPNADATNKFKLTKSVAKTLLAKVYAEAPARDYAKVIEYCESIKKDGFSLVANYSDLFSVNDSKTDVNYRNTSESIFEVVYPLGSGSWVTWMFGIDQCDPSSTYNWAKWITPSRDLIQAYENEGDNVRMNEAIVWGQPSWSIHYPSDHYPFMYKTRSKYNSILKFRLADVLLLEAEAYAAQGNLTSAADLVDQIRVRAKLAKLDASAKSSKDNMVNAVLKERRLELAFEGQRWFDLVRTGKVYEVMNSLNSRDSGRKKMATFTESSLLLPVPQTQIDSNPNLTQNKGY, encoded by the coding sequence ATGAAAAATAAAATAAAACTTAGTTTACTATTGGGCACAGCTCTTCTTATGGGAAGTTGCTCACTGAATTATGACCCGATATCTGATTATAGCGAACTCACCTTTGGAAATGAAGCCGGAACTTCCGGCACCAAATACCAAACCAAAGCAGAAATGCAACAACAGTATGATAACATCTATAAAAGTATTCAGGATGCACAGGAATCATGGTACATGGATATGCTGGTATTTGCAGAAACTCATGCAGATAATGCATATAGCGGAGGCACAGATGCAGAACTTGTTCAATTAGAATCTAATAAACAGGATGGTACAAATAAAAACATCGAACGCGACTGGACATCTTTCCTTGAATATATAGTTTCTGCAAACAGGGTAATCTGTAACGTAGATTCTGTTCCTGATAATACACTTACTGATGCAGAACGAAAGCAATGGAAAGCAGAAGCTTCTATCTGGCGTGCATGGGTATTATTCGACATGACCAGATTATGGGGTGAAGTTCCTGTGGTTACTCAGGAAACTCCAAATATAACTGCTACAAACGTAAAAGACATGTACCCTATCCTTTTCCCTGCCCGCAACAGTGTTGAGGATGTGTATAAACAGATTATCAGCGATTTGCAGTACGGACTTCAGTATGCTCCGAATGCGGATGCAACTAACAAGTTTAAACTGACAAAATCAGTTGCAAAGACCCTTCTTGCCAAAGTATATGCTGAAGCTCCTGCAAGAGATTATGCCAAGGTTATTGAATATTGTGAGTCCATAAAGAAAGATGGTTTTTCACTTGTAGCTAATTACTCTGATTTATTTTCTGTAAACGATTCTAAGACAGATGTGAATTACCGGAATACTTCTGAATCTATCTTTGAAGTTGTTTATCCTCTAGGTAGCGGAAGCTGGGTAACCTGGATGTTTGGAATTGACCAATGCGATCCAAGCAGTACATACAACTGGGCTAAATGGATTACTCCTTCACGGGATCTGATTCAGGCTTATGAGAACGAAGGCGATAATGTTCGTATGAATGAAGCAATTGTGTGGGGCCAACCATCATGGAGCATTCATTATCCATCAGATCACTATCCGTTTATGTACAAAACCCGTTCAAAATATAACAGCATCCTCAAGTTCCGTCTGGCTGATGTTCTGTTGCTGGAAGCTGAAGCTTATGCGGCTCAGGGAAATCTTACTTCAGCTGCGGATTTAGTTGATCAGATCAGGGTTCGTGCGAAATTGGCTAAACTTGATGCATCTGCCAAATCTTCTAAAGATAACATGGTTAATGCTGTACTCAAAGAACGTCGTCTGGAACTTGCTTTTGAAGGACAACGCTGGTTCGACCTTGTTCGTACAGGAAAAGTATATGAGGTGATGAACTCATTGAATTCACGTGATTCAGGTCGTAAGAAGATGGCTACGTTCACAGAAAGCTCATTGCTTTTGCCTGTTCCACAGACTCAGATAGACAGTAATCCTAACTTGACACAAAACAAAGGCTACTAA
- a CDS encoding glycoside hydrolase family 30 beta sandwich domain-containing protein: MKIDYRNKLLSALTGLFISGFAFLGCGNGTVPTPDEDSKPETSDVDLYVTTANQSLLFKKIPLSFSTKDNMSPSTIQMNPSEVFQEMDGFGAAMTGSSCYNLLKMTAEDRAKLLKETFDTKDGMGYSYIRVSIGASDFSLSEYTYCDTPGIGNFALQSEDKNYVIPVLKEILAINPNVKILASPWTCPKWMKVNNLTEKQPFNSWTSGQLNPDYYQDYATYFVKYIQAMKAEGINIASMTVQNEPLNRGNSVSLYMTWQEQRDFIKTALGPALRNAGINTKIIIFDHNYDYDNIADQIDYPINIYKDTDAAQYIDGAGFHAYGGDKAELNDVYNANPEKNLYFTEMSIGEWNYSFAGDLMWNMAEVCIGTINNWTKAVIVWNFMLDKNRGPNRPGGCTTCYGAIDINLDYKTMTKNSHYYTISHLAKVIKPGAKRIGTTGYKASGLYYSAFLNTDGSYAVVLQNDTNSTMSITLSDGKHSFAYSVPAKAIASYKWNK; encoded by the coding sequence ATGAAAATTGATTATAGAAATAAACTATTGTCGGCATTAACCGGGTTGTTCATCTCAGGATTTGCATTCCTGGGATGCGGCAATGGAACTGTTCCTACTCCCGATGAAGATAGTAAGCCAGAAACCTCTGACGTGGATTTGTACGTAACTACAGCTAATCAATCTTTGCTATTCAAGAAGATTCCATTGTCATTCAGCACTAAAGATAATATGTCTCCTTCTACTATCCAGATGAATCCATCGGAAGTTTTCCAGGAAATGGACGGATTTGGGGCGGCTATGACAGGTTCTTCCTGTTATAACCTGCTTAAGATGACAGCAGAAGACAGAGCCAAACTGTTGAAAGAGACATTTGACACTAAAGATGGAATGGGATATAGTTATATTCGTGTTTCCATTGGTGCATCTGACTTCTCATTGAGCGAGTACACATATTGTGATACTCCGGGCATCGGAAACTTTGCTCTGCAGTCTGAAGATAAAAATTATGTAATACCTGTACTGAAAGAGATTCTGGCTATTAATCCCAATGTGAAAATTCTGGCTTCTCCATGGACTTGTCCAAAATGGATGAAGGTGAATAACTTGACAGAGAAACAGCCTTTTAATTCATGGACTAGTGGACAGCTAAACCCTGACTATTATCAGGATTATGCTACATACTTCGTGAAGTATATTCAGGCTATGAAAGCAGAAGGGATTAACATTGCTTCTATGACTGTTCAGAATGAACCTCTAAACAGAGGAAATTCGGTTTCGCTGTATATGACCTGGCAGGAACAACGCGATTTCATTAAAACAGCACTGGGTCCGGCTTTACGTAATGCAGGAATCAATACAAAGATTATCATTTTTGACCATAACTATGATTATGATAACATTGCCGATCAGATAGATTATCCTATCAACATCTACAAAGATACTGATGCTGCCCAATATATTGACGGAGCCGGATTTCATGCTTACGGAGGTGATAAGGCCGAATTAAATGATGTTTACAATGCGAATCCCGAAAAAAATCTTTATTTCACTGAAATGTCTATCGGTGAATGGAATTACAGCTTTGCCGGAGATTTAATGTGGAACATGGCGGAGGTATGTATTGGTACCATTAACAACTGGACTAAGGCAGTTATTGTGTGGAACTTTATGTTGGATAAGAATCGCGGTCCTAACCGTCCTGGCGGCTGTACCACTTGCTATGGAGCTATTGATATCAATCTGGATTACAAGACCATGACAAAAAACTCTCATTATTACACCATCAGCCATTTGGCAAAAGTAATAAAACCGGGAGCGAAACGAATTGGAACTACCGGCTATAAAGCTTCGGGGTTATACTATTCCGCTTTCTTAAATACAGATGGCTCATACGCCGTTGTATTACAGAACGATACCAACAGTACAATGAGCATTACTTTGTCTGACGGGAAGCACTCTTTTGCTTACTCCGTACCAGCTAAAGCAATTGCTTCTTATAAGTGGAATAAATAA
- a CDS encoding DUF5125 domain-containing protein, which produces MKKYKSILCSLIALATFSACNNENYSEPPVEGTPVINLKSQITSAMFGDSLTFNANVADAEFPLSTLKAQLFFGTDKVSETVIRTKANGDYTGKVFVPYLANIPNGAATLKLVLQNTHFGTTTQDINLPLTRPDYDHLTLVTAEGKEYTMARTGLYQYKATADFPQKVKAYIKTPKAGTQGNKITFGWASGAITQGSTNAITFSNSNAGTFDITFNTLTYAGSPFIKLLFGGEEMAMVDDNNYKIEKNLTTGQMLEVKGISNFSSWWIDPDYFSKDAQGKLTFLPMSGKYRITANFKYNYFIVERMTGSDLATLADDGSGAVWIIGEKIGKPSLANEVGWNTDKALCMAPITPGKYQTTVVAGKGALGSIDTDAINFKFFHQKGWGGEFGETSITSKSTDIVVIAGGGNLALATGKSLTTGKTYVFTLDVTGGKSAAVLTVVEK; this is translated from the coding sequence ATGAAAAAATATAAATCAATCTTATGCTCACTTATTGCTTTGGCTACATTTAGTGCCTGCAATAATGAAAATTATTCGGAACCACCGGTAGAGGGAACTCCGGTTATAAACCTCAAATCACAGATAACTTCTGCAATGTTTGGAGATAGTCTGACTTTCAATGCCAACGTTGCCGATGCTGAGTTTCCTCTTTCTACTTTGAAAGCTCAGCTATTCTTTGGCACGGATAAAGTTTCGGAAACAGTTATCCGCACAAAGGCAAATGGAGACTATACCGGTAAGGTATTTGTTCCTTATCTGGCTAATATTCCTAATGGAGCGGCTACATTAAAACTTGTTCTTCAGAATACGCACTTTGGTACTACCACACAAGATATCAACTTGCCGCTGACTCGTCCGGACTATGATCACCTCACTTTGGTAACTGCCGAAGGAAAGGAATACACAATGGCTCGCACAGGTCTTTACCAGTATAAAGCAACGGCCGATTTCCCTCAAAAAGTAAAAGCGTATATCAAAACACCCAAAGCAGGAACTCAGGGAAATAAAATTACCTTTGGTTGGGCAAGCGGAGCCATTACTCAGGGAAGTACTAATGCTATTACTTTCTCTAATTCAAATGCAGGAACGTTTGATATTACATTTAATACACTTACCTATGCGGGTTCTCCATTCATCAAACTGCTATTTGGCGGTGAAGAGATGGCAATGGTTGATGATAATAACTACAAGATTGAAAAGAACCTAACAACTGGACAAATGCTCGAGGTTAAGGGCATCAGCAATTTCAGTTCATGGTGGATAGATCCTGACTATTTCTCAAAAGATGCTCAGGGCAAACTTACATTCTTGCCTATGAGTGGAAAGTATCGCATTACAGCCAACTTTAAATATAATTATTTCATTGTTGAACGTATGACTGGTAGTGATCTTGCCACACTTGCCGACGATGGAAGTGGTGCAGTTTGGATTATTGGTGAAAAGATTGGTAAGCCATCACTTGCCAATGAAGTAGGATGGAATACAGATAAAGCTCTTTGCATGGCTCCTATTACCCCCGGTAAATACCAAACAACTGTTGTTGCCGGTAAAGGTGCCTTAGGTAGTATAGACACAGATGCTATAAACTTTAAGTTCTTCCACCAGAAAGGATGGGGAGGTGAATTTGGTGAAACATCAATCACTTCAAAGAGTACAGATATTGTTGTTATTGCTGGAGGAGGAAATCTTGCTTTGGCAACTGGGAAGTCTCTTACCACAGGAAAAACATATGTATTTACACTCGACGTAACAGGTGGAAAAAGTGCTGCTGTACTTACGGTAGTAGAAAAATAA